The Mastacembelus armatus chromosome 4, fMasArm1.2, whole genome shotgun sequence genome segment TCCAGAGCAACCACAGTCCGTCCACAGGAACCATAGcacacagcaaccacagtccaCAGGAACCATAGcacacagcaaccacagtccacagcaaccacagtccacaggaaccacagtccacagcaaccacagtccaCAGGAACCATAGCACACAGCAACCACAGTAACCACAGGAACCATAGcacacagcaaccacagtccaCAGGAACCATAGcacacagcaaccacagtccaCAGGAACCATAGCGCACAGCAACCACAGTAACCACAGTCCACAGCAACCACAATCCACAGGAACCATAGcacacagcaaccacagtccaCAGGAACCATAGcgcacagcaaccacagtccaCAGGAACCACAGTCCAGAGCAACCACAGTCCGTCCACAGGAACCATAGcacacagcaaccacagtccacagcaaccacagtccaCAGGAACCACAGTCCACAGGAACCATAGcacacagcaaccacagtccaCAGGAACCATAGcacacagcaaccacagtccaCAGGAACCATAGCGCACAGCAACCACAATCCACAGGAACCATAGCGCACAGCAACCACAATCCACAGGAACCATAGcgcacagcaaccacagtccaCAGGAACCACAGTCCACAGCAACCACAATCCACAGGAACCATAGcgcacagcaaccacagtccaCAGGAACCATAGcgcacagcaaccacagtccaCAGGAACCACAGTCCACAGGAACCATAGcacacagcaaccacagtccaCAGGAACCATAGCGCACAGCAACCACAATCCACAGGAACCATAGcgcacagcaaccacagtccaCAGGAACCATAGcgcacagcaaccacagtccaCAGGAACCACAGTCCACAGGAACCATAGcacacagcaaccacagtccaCAGGAACCATAGcacacagcaaccacagtccaCAGGAACCATAGcgcacagcaaccacagtccaCAGGAACCATAGcgcacagcaaccacagtccaCAGCAACCATAGcgcacagcaaccacagtccaCAGCAACCATAGCACACAGCAACCACAGTGCACAGTTTAAGGTACTTAGCGATTCTGTGATGCCCAGACCCACAAACTGGGGCTCTGGTTCTACAAATCTGTGCAAACGTTCTGTGGAGCAGTGAGTTTTGCGACTGACTTGTTTTAATAAGTCAGTCTATCAGCATTTTAATATCCCATTAAGCTCAATGTATTCAGGTCCTGTTGCCTGGTTGTCAGTCACCTGACAGCGTACATGGAGTGACAAATGGCGTAATGTGGAGTGAGTCTATACTGGGAGCATCCCAACCTGTCTGAACCCTGTGTGGAAAGTAAGATGTCATCATACTGTGAGGACTATTCCTTTATGGGACTTACACAACTAGAATTAGAAATCCACACAGTGAGAACAAGTCAAAAACTGTCAaaccactgaaacacacacaacatacccAGCATGCCCAGCGAAGTAGATAATATCAGTGTGACAGTCCACAGTTCACACCTTTTACGACTTGGTGGAGGAATTAAATCATTACACTGACACTGAGTAAAAGTTATATGTCAACTAGTAAAAAGGAGCAAACATAGACTTTGAACTTTCCAGCACCATGGGGAGACCGGACTGTTGTTACTGATCAGGTATTTTCTGATCATTTTCCTCCCTGATAAACACACTGGCCCAATATCAAACTAGTCCACTACCTGCTCTGTCATCAAACAGGGTTAACCTACATAATCAGACTCCCCTGAGGTGGAGTCACATTCCTGGTCTAAATGAATGTTTCGTCGGCTCCTGACAAACACCTTGGAGGTCCAGGGTGATGTGTTCACATTAATGTAACCCTTTTTAAATCCAAGTGTGAACAGGGTCTTTGTGATAATTTGGATTCTCTGTGGcggttttgtgtgtttggggtcgtttGCATCTGAGGTTTTAAACTCAACACTACTGCACAGCGTGCAGACAATGAGAGGAAACCATCGAAGGAAGCCTGGGATGCAGGTTCTGTTGAAGCAGGTCTAACCTGCTGCTCTGATTTAAATGAATGTAACTGAGTTTGGATGAGATGCTCTGCTGCCCTGACATGTAGGAAATAAATCAACGAAAGCTAATTTAGTCAGAACATAGTTTTAAAATACTCCTGGAGTAAAGAAACATTGAGGACGGGGACACTCTGACCTCTGGGGGCCCGGGGCCTTTGATTAGCAGCAAGTGTAAAAAGATACTCACTCTCTCCTTCTATTTTGTCGGGGTTTCGGCTCCACACTATCTGCCGAGCGTCCTGCCTTATCTGGAACGTTCTCCTCTCGGGCCGCTGGGACTTCTTCTGGTAGAAGACGGTCATCACGGTGCCCATCTCCAGACTGTGAAGGATGCGGGGACCTGCCTCGGTCCAGTCCAGCATCCGGGAGGCCATGACCGGACCAGCAGCCCCTGCAGCGGCACCAGCGGCCTCTTCAGCACAGCCATTGAGGCAGCCACTGAACCTGGCTGCACACATCTTCACTGCATAGCTACGAGGAAACCTTCCAGGATTATTAGTCTGTTGTGGTTTGAGACCAGATGCTTGTCCCTCGATGGCCTACTGTGAGCCCAGAGGGCCACGGTTATCCAGCATGTCCAAACCTCTGCTGCCAGGAGGAAACCTGGTCATCAACCAAACAGGGGGTCTCAGTGCCAGAGTGATTAAACCAGTTCACATTAAAACAAGCTCAGAGACATCACTCACAGTCTGAGGTGAATTATCCCCTGGTCCCGTGGGGGGAGCGTGTCCCTCTTATCCTTTCCAGATGAATCTGGCAGAACACCAGCCAAATCCACTCGGGGTAAATTCTCATCACCGCTGGACTCAGGTTTCCAGCCTCTACGTGTCCTCCTCTTAGTCCTTCGGTCCACGACAGCAAACGCAGCACAGTCCGCGGCGGTAAACAAGATGCGGTTGTCTCCACTTTTCGCTTCGGGAGAATCAGTGCAAACGACAAAGACGCCGGATTATGTAACGAGAAACACCCGGAGGTGGGTGCAGCAGGGCGGCCGAGAGGAGGACGGGCACCGCCGGACGGTCGGTGGCGACTTCACGGGGACGGAGAGACGCGCGGATGGGGGAGCACGGGGCGGCCGCGTCAAGAACCGTGTGCGCGTCCATGCGCCGAACCATTCTGCTCTGCCCTCACACTCTCCTCCTCCGGTCCGAGCTCACTGCACCGCCGACAGGGCGCATTATCCAGCTCAGCCCCTGTCTGGACTAACCGTACCGAGGCGTGCGGGGTCCTGGTGGTGCGCGTTAAACTCCCCCAGTTTCTCCTCGCTGCCTCTGCCTGCGCGTCCCCTCAGCTCCAACACCAGAGGTCTGGGGAGGAAATTAGGACTAGCAGACCGGAAAAGCTTGATCAGATTTTTTCCTGCTTGTGCTGCCGCTGAATCTGCGGGAAGATGAGGGGAGTGGAGAGAGAGGCGCAGCGGAGAGCCAGGGGAGGAGAGCAGGCAGGAACAGAGCGACCTCCGCGGGTCTCCAGGAGATCTGCAGCACACATGGTGGACGGAAAAGGAAAGGAGGGGTTTTCTCTTTGCACGTGTTTAACCTGCAGGTGAGAGGTCAAGTGGGGTTGAGGGCACAGAGGTCAGGACAGTAAACCCTGTGTCAAGAGACTGGAGGCCATCAGTGTTTAGGTTTTGTCTGAAAATTCAGTTTCCACCACAAAAGCCTGAGAATTAAAGCTTAAACCAAGACGTGTGTTTGTCTCTTAGTTTGTTATTAGTCTTCTTCTTTATGACTGAAGTGACAGGACGTGAAGcagaaacaataaaagaaaagtcACCTCATGACTCCAGTCGGTGCTCAGGCCTTAACTGACTGTTGTCATTAGGAGTTTCAGTCCACATTTCCTGGGCTGACAGGGTCTCGGACTCTCTGTAAAAACCCTCAACAAGCTTGTGCTCCTCTGTGTCACCgtctgaaaatggaaaaacacgCCGAAGCACTTCCAGCTGTCTGAAAAGGAGATAAGCCGAAATCTTTATGTTTTAGGACAAAACCAGGAACATGAATGatgaaaaaaaccaaacaccTTTCCAGCTTCATCCCACATTCTGCTCTGAGGTTGTGAGGCAGCCAGTggcacaggaaacacagacagagaggaatgGATTTCATTAAATATCAGAAACATCTGGATTCAAACGTCCCGCAgggaagtgaaagtgaaaagaagtTTCTGCAACAGGACAAGAATCTGAGACAAAATCCACTTCACCGAACACAAGCTGCAGCTTTTGGAACAGCTCCCACTGTGCTCTGATCCCAAACATCCTGTGGGAGGGAAGCACCTAAAAATGAAGGTTTCTGCAGAAACTGAGGCTGAACATCCTAAATGAAGAACAAAAAGACGTGTTTGGAAGAGAGTTAGCTAGGGCCCAAAACGCCCCGATCACGCTTTGTAATCTGTTCACTTCAAATTCCAACAAACGTGTAATTTGACCAGACCAAACATCTGCACACAGCTGTACGTTTGCACTGTGACGTCTGCTCATGTCAGTGCCAAACACATGAGCGTGGAGCGTAGTCCACCTCAGTGAGCTGATGATATCACGGCCTCTCCAGGTCTGATCAGCTCCACATGTGCTGGGTCTGTCTGCATCTGTACAACCACTGGGCAGCAGGCAGCCAATCAGGATGAAGGGAGACACATGTGCTCCAGCTGCAGTGCAgcgttggggggggggggggttccaCAGTTTAACACtaaaaaacctttttaatgCCACAGAGACAATGCAGTTCAATAGTATGTTGATTATTGATTGTTTATTGACATTCGTGTTGCTGTGTTTAATCAATTAAGAATCACCTCAGGACACAAAACAGTCTGGGGGGGTCTGATGTGGGTTTGGGCAGGGTCCTATTGACTCAGACCATGTCCAGTCTCAGATCTTTACGGTTCCTGAGCTTCCTACAAAACGTTTTGTAAAAACTGAGGTTACTGTCTACAGCATGAACGAAAACCATCCCATCTCTTCGTGAATATTTCAGACTCAAAGGACGAATATCAAACAGTTTTTGATATGAAGCTGAAAatctgtaggtttttttttttttgagaaatttAAGGCGTCTTCCCTCCAGAACGTGTTAATGTCACAGGCTAGTTTGGTTTTTCTCACTCAATCATGATTCAGACTGTACAAACGCTACTGAACAACTTAAGATCCACTTACTAGCCTTTTCTAGAGCGTTCCTTCTCTGTGTTCCTCGGCAGATGCCGTCTATCAGAGCTTCAGCTTTACCTGTGGATAAACTGAGATATGAGGCTGAAAGGCCCAAAAAGCTAATATGTGGATCTTAAACGAAGATGTTGATTTGGTTTAACAGACTTGGCTTTAGGTTTGTCTGCTGTTAAAATACCTGTTGTGGTTTGTGGTCTCTGTTTATTGCCAGATCAACCAAAACACTGATAACAAAGTTCACATTATATGTTCGGATCTCTGCACATCTGTGGGTGACTGGGTGACTGTGCATTCTCTAAATTAGTAGGAAGGTTCTTGaggtcacagaaaaaaaaaaaaaacaagtctacAGCAGGAAAAGTCGCTGTAGCTGTTTTCATGTGCTTCTGTCTGGACTGTCAAGTTGTGTTCATGTTAAAACGTTCCCCAGGCAAATTGTGGTTCCTGTCTGAGCATTAGGACCATTCACTCATGTTACTGGGAGACactggaaaacagcagctgtggaggATTAGCTTTAGATGGCCGAGAGAAAGCTGCCGTGGTTGCTGGTGCCTCTCTGGATCTCTGCGACCAGATGATGGAGTCTTTCCGACAGCGCCACCTGGTGGGAGAGGACGCCACAGACAAGGTGAAGAAATCTCTCGGCTGTGAGATTCAGTTTTTGCGGGTTAGAGGAGGTCTGAGTTGTTCTCACCGTGTAAGTGTCTGGCTCCTGCAGCCTCTTATGTCGAGGGTGCAGAGTCTGGAGGGAGGTCTGGACCTTTGCTCTAGTTTCTGCAGTGCTGCACAGACGCTGTGTGACCTAGAAAAAATGGGAGACACATTCATCAGGACAAAGCCCTTTTCAATCGTGGTGTCATCTGTTCGGTGCCTTCCAAAGAATACTCCAGACAGAATCACTAAGACAGTCATGTGACGGTACAGTTATTGTTGTAATCTCCTTATTGTTTAAGACGCTGTGTCCATAAACGGGTAAATCTAAACGCTTTACGTCACATGACACATTCCCTCTCAGATCCTGAAACAATCTGTCTGAGCCCTTGCTGcttttaatcaaatcattttgtttCCCTACAACATCTAATTCTCTCAACTGCTTTTGAAAACCTTTCTaactggaaaaacagacagctgGTCCACCCAAAGTCCATGGGACTATTTGGGTGGTTCTGTCTACGGCTGTCCAAGTCATCAAGTCCGTGAGTGGGTGTACAGACTTCACCAGACTTTGTCCAGAAGATGATCCCAAATTAAGcctcagaaaaaaatgtcttgtcAGTAAATGAATGTGGGTGCTGTCATGACAACCCTCACCTGTCCTTTGGTAAACACTTCCTGGAACAGACAGGTGACCTGAGCTGGAGTGACCACTGAGCCATCACAGCCCAGAGGGAAGCAGCTCAGGGGGACTCCTGCCTGTGGAGAAGCCTCCGCCCCCAAACACACCAGGTCCAGGAAAGCATGTCctgcagaggagagggaggctGTGAACATGTTTACAGGGaggtgcaaaaataaaacatcttctGTGCCAACAGACGAGCCGCTGCGTTACCTCAGAAAGGTCTTTCCTTTGTCTCGTGACTTTTTCAGGGCATCTCAACTCATCAACTAAAGCAGCATCAGTGTGAACTCACCTGCATGTCTTCTAGTCTCTATGTGGGTTTTCCTGGAGGTGATGCTCACAGCTCATACAGAAACGTGAAACTGCTCGGTGAACTGTTAGATCACCAGTAGAACCAGCACATGCTGGACAAACGGACACGGTCTTATAGCGTCCTGCCACATCAGGTACGTTACAGACGCTGCCACACTGCAGGcagctgtgaaaatgttctgcagctgaaaataaagaaaacagaaataaatacactAACTCACCGTCAGCGCCCACCAGCCTGTACACAGCTTTCCTCCCAGGCACTGTGCTTTTTTCTGGGTCTTCACTGCTCTTCATCCTGGGCCTCCCTCGCACCTCCACCagctgacacacaacacacagacgTTAATATGAGAGAAGAGAGACTATTGGCTATTTCTTTATAgatatttgctgtttgtttggttttttcaAATGACCTTATACACACAACCCAGCGAGGGCTGTTTTGTGCAGGTGACCAGATGTGTCCCAACACCAACCACGTCGATCTCGTTCTCCTGAAACAGTCACACAGAGACCATCAGGGACTAGGGTGGAGCCAAGAAGACAGGGCAGGTTAGAATTTGCTCCTGTTACCTTCTTGTTGAGTTCAGCCATGCTTTGCTCTGATATGTTATTGGTGGCCATGATGATCAACGAATCAAAAGCAGGGATGGAGAAACTGTAGAGATAAAAGAGTGAGAAGGGACTTAGGGAAAAAGAGACTGACGGAGGAGTGAAATCAGTTCTCTAGGTGTTTGAAGATACGCGGCACATCACTCACTGCTTTCTGCAGAGTCTGAAGACACGACGGACATCGACTGACTGCCTGCAGAGGTCCCCGCTGTCCAGACGAACTCCCACCGGCTGGTAGCCCAGTTCACACAGGGCCAAGGCCACAGCGCAGAAGTTCAACAGGCCGCTACTGAAACCAGGTGAAGACAGAAATGAGATCCTATGGGCTCTGGACACAAACTGAAACTGAGACTGGTCAAAGGATTCAGTCTCTCAGTAGGTCCCATCACCCTGCACTGGTCTCTCTGACAGGTCAAATAATAAACGTGCTGCAAAGTCCACATATGACGATGTGTCTGGCAGAGCACTACAGGAAACTGCTGCTCACttgatttcttcttctttgtaaaATTACTTCAAACTCAAAAGAAAACGATCAGGATTCAGTAAAAAGTGAAAGGTGCTCGCTCTCTGTCATGATGTTTCAGTATCAGCGTCAGGACTTACCAGCCAACACTGTAGCTGTCTATCACAGGGAGGAAGTTGTGAGGGTAGGAGACGGCGTAGGACAAGAAAGCAGCCAACTCGTCCTCTCTGATCTTCCCCGGCTCTGCCTCCAGAAGCCCAGACACGTGACTCAACCAGACCTTTGTCAAAGAGATGAAGTCGACTGGGTCCCCGTTCACTGTCGCCAGAGTCTGATAAGAAACATTAGACAGGGACATTTTAGGAAGAGCGTGACACTGTGAGGCGTCAGTTTTCAAAATCTAAAAACTAACCAGTAACTCTCAGATGTCAGAGTCTTTAAATGCACCAAAACCATCATCATCTCGCTGTTTCCACTGGTGCGCCAACAATAAAGTAGGAAATAATGGTCCTACAACATTCGCTGGTCTGGTCCTTGGAGGACGAGCTGAGAAGAGGAGGATACTCACTCGTGGATACACCTCCTCCAGGGACGTAAAGGAAGTGACGTATGAGTGCGCCATGGTCCCTGCGACTGGGATCCCGAACAGGAAACCAGCCTGGACGTTACTGGTGAGATCAAACCCTGCATCAAGAAAGTTTCCAGCATCATTCTGTGGGTGTGTCATATCATCAGGAGCCTAAATCAACACAGCAGGTCTGAGGCAACACACCCGAACAAATCTGGGGCACATACAAAGCCATTTTCTGCTTCTCCCCAGTGTTGGCTCCGGTTCACTTGTGGTCGTACGGTGTCATTTATCGTAACTGGCTAATTGTGGCAAACATAGAAACTACAGGACCTTGACATAAGAGCAGTCACACAATATTCACCTCCAACGTGAGTGTACCGTGAGGCAGTCAGCCCTCCATCTGGCCCCTGAGCCCTCCTGAGGCCCATCTCCACCAGCCTCCTGCTGGGTCCGGCTGCCAGGCGGAAACGGGCCGCGTTACTGCAGACCAGACTaaaaacagaggagaagaagaaaatctgtTTAATAACTTCAGAAAGTGGCTGTGAGAGAAAAACCTTTGCAGCCACTTTGTCATATATTCCATGATAAAGAAATATGTCAGAGTCTGTATTTCTGAATAATTTTAAAAGCCTGAGGGGGCCGAGGATCTTTAGTATCTTTGGATTCTCATCTACTACATTATATATTTGATAAATCCTCTGAATTTCATAAACCTCCAGCAAGTTTAATCAACTTTTACTGAAAATTCTACTCGGCCaaaaggacaaaccaaacacacactgtataaaaaaggagaaacagaacTTTATTCTCATAAACATAATAAGTACTagttacaataataaatcatAGATACAACACTGTGCACTAAAACACACAGGACATGCTTTTGATAGAAATGACATCAATCATTTGATTTATCAGTTAATGTCAGACAGAGTGAAGTGAAGTTGCTTCTACAGAGTCAGGCTGTCCCACAGAACACACCCCAGACTGAgtccagatcagggctctgtgggggtcagaccatctgctgcaggactcctgccTCTTCATGAGCTCTggtgggttctttatgggctggTCGTCCTGCACAGTGACCCTGGGCTCAGTCAGACCCCTGATGTGtcataagaatctaaaacatctaaagtggcgtaaaacttttgcacagtgcagtaaaaatattaacacaacGGACGAACATTTACAAACTGATGTGCACGTACAATCAGGTCAGCACGTAAACAGTGCTCAGTGGTCTGTTGCAAATCTTTATTGCTCAGTATGTGGAATGACCTTAGGGAGCTGATCTTTGAGAAGGACTTTCTGGACACAGGTCCATATATGGGCCCAGTGATGAAGATCCCCATCCCGGAGCCTCTCTGGGTTCAGTGTGCAGGGCCACTTAAACATGTTTGCAGAAGTTTACTAGAAGAAATGAtgataaaatgactgtaaatatgtttaaacaGTAAACGCAGCAGATATTCTCCACCTGTGTCAGGACAGAGACCAACAAAGTCACAACATTGCAGGTGTTGATTCTGTAAAACCAGTAAATGTGTCAGACATCTGGTACAACTACACAAGCTGGAGGTtaccaacagaaacaaaatatgcaTAAGCTTCTTTATCCCTAAATATATGTGATGGTGGGGTGGACTGAATATCAGACACCCCCCTCACAGGCCTGTGGTCCTGTCATTGTAGCTCCTGTTACAGGTAAATTTACAGATAAATGTTCAAACACCTTCTGACTGACAccatgaaaacactgacactatTAACACACAGACGCCTCTAGTCCCTCTGTCAgtgacactgtgtttgtgtgtgagctaATGGACGTGCAGTTAGTTTAAAGGGATAGTGACGCACAGAATCTGTCCTTATTTACTCTGTCAGCGTTAATGTGTTTGACTTCATTGCTGTGTTCCTCCTAATACACGTACACTCTCCTAGAACAGCACAACATAGCACAGTCTGGCTAACGCGGCTACGTTCacagcacaaaataaatgtaagtgaCAACGTTTACAACTAACCTGCTGAAGCTGAGATGGTCCAACTGGTTTGGGAGTCTCGTCTCGCTCTGGGCCAGTTACTGTAGGTTGTGTTGTGCTTTCGCAAGACCGGGGGGGGGgtgacggggggggggggctaaaCAGGCAGGTTGAGAGGTGGGCTGAGGATCCTTGTCTCGTCGACTTCTTACGCAAGCATGTTAGCGAAGTCTTCTTAAGACGTCAGAGGAGGACTGGTTTTATCAGGGTATTTCATGACACCTTTAAAATCTTGACAAGAACTGTTGAGGTGATCCACGACTTTAAGATCAGTTTCACTAATCCCTCAAGGAAATTCTGTCATTCATCAATCAAAACTGCCGAACTAGGCTGTTTCCAGTTTTTCAGGTGTTGCTGCATTATTTGCtttatcactgtaaactgtgatctttgggtttttgacttttgactttcttttatttcaagATTATCTGACCTTTATTTGATCTAATCTGACCTGTCACAGGCCACTGCTCATCTTACATAATCAATCAATAATTAAGATAAAATCTGTTAATCAATAGCAAATGGGATTATTAGTTGCcgatttttctgtgtgtgtgtgttgttaccTGGCATAGTTAACCAGACACAGTAAACTGGTCTCAAGCAGCTGAACCACAGCCAGGGGACCTTCCACCTCCATCAGTGGCACCTGCAGATGATGTAGACATGCAGCACAAATTAGACCCTGTATTGACCCtggctgtgacctttgaccctcaATTTTGCCCCAAAGCTCTGCAGCTCACCCTGGCAAACACCAGAGTGCCCTCTGGGACCGAGCGGACTGTGACGCCCGAGCAGTCCAGGCCTCGCAGGAACTGGAAGAAGGCGGGGTCGGTGGCTGGTGGCAGGACTGAGCGCAGGAAGTCCACATCTGGATCCACAACACACAGCATTAGCAAAACATCTGCAACACTATACGAGACCAGCAACTGAGACATAGTTCATTCTGAAACGTACCACACATGTCCTCTGTtccacacatccatccatcacctgtacccccttagtcctaaccagggtctcagggatctgctggagcctatcccagctctctttgggtgaaaggcaggggtccaccctggacaggtccccagtccatcacagggccacatagagacaaacaacctcacacactcacactcactcctatgggcaatttagagtcaccaatcaacctgacatacatgtttttggactgtgggaggaaaccagagtacctggagaaaacccacacaagcacagggagaacatgcagactccacacagaaaggcccctgatgggtttcaaaccaggaaccttcttgctgtgaggcaacagggctaaccactaagTCACACATATTATTTCCAACAACCTTCATAGCTAATCATTTTCTGCGCAGCTGAACATAGTCCAACCCTGACTGTCTGCAGGGCAAAGGAACAaagtactttacttgagtagtTTATGCTACTTTGAATTCAACCAGAAGTATTACAATATTTACGTGTActttaacaaaaacatgaatacaACAAGGTAAAAACTAATCTCTAAGTATTTAGTTTAAAATCCACAGTCAGACTCTGAGCGAGGACTTATACCCTCAGAGCCAATGAGTCCACTGTTACTGCATTAGATTTTGAGGTAGACCCGAGTTAGACATGTGGGTCCTCACAGATCAACTGTGGTGTTTCTCCTGTCTGAACCGTGGGAACGAAGTGGGACCTGCACCAAAACCAGATTAACgacctgcagctgcaggacaaGACGTGTTTCTGATCCTGCAGTGAAACATGTTGGTTCTTGGCCCATATTGGAGATTCTGGATTCGTCTTTTGGCTAAAACTCAAAGTTGACTGGAAAACAACACTGATGTTCAGCTTTCATGGTGAAAGAGAACTGAGGTCTACGAGGACTTTGGAGGACAGAAAGTGAAACCAGACACTGTCTCTAAGTGAGTTCGGTTCCCTGGTCTGGTTCCGACGATGCAAACCCAGTTTCCTTTCCTTACCTTCGTCAGTGAAGTGAAAGCTTTGCAGGAACAGCAGACAGTCGTCCAGTCCGGCGAATATCGAGAACCCGCCCCCGAAAGGATTGTCCCTGAAGAAGAGCTCGAACACCGCGGGCTCCTGGTGCCGACCCGCCCGCCAGTACGCGTACGCCATCGTGAACTGGTACAAGTCGGTGAGCAGCGGGGGAACCCGCTCCCGGATAGACCGCTCCCTGACCCCGCATGTGCTGCCGGACGGCGCTGCCATGTTTTCCGAGCCCTGGGTCCAGGTTCACTGAGGTAGAGACCTCTGGGACATGCAGTTCCTCCTACCCACCTGAGGCCCAAACGTCCCATGTGGGCTGGGAAAACAGGCTGCACTTCCAGTCTGTCAAGTCCCTGAAATGCAATAAAACCAAATGAGGTGAGACGTTCAAGTcctctgcagaaaaacagctggTTCCAGGGTGTGAAGAAACTTTACAATGGAATAAATCACCAGTACTCTGGAGTAAAAGTACTTCCCCCTCACGTTAAAGTAGAAATACTGCAGTAACCTGCAAGTGAATATACTTTGTTAGTTACATCTGTGCATTATGCAGACAGCTTACCACTCCGGGAAGTGACCTGCAAATTAGACACAAT includes the following:
- the naprt gene encoding nicotinate phosphoribosyltransferase isoform X1, encoding MAAPSGSTCGVRERSIRERVPPLLTDLYQFTMAYAYWRAGRHQEPAVFELFFRDNPFGGGFSIFAGLDDCLLFLQSFHFTDEDVDFLRSVLPPATDPAFFQFLRGLDCSGVTVRSVPEGTLVFARVPLMEVEGPLAVVQLLETSLLCLVNYASLVCSNAARFRLAAGPSRRLVEMGLRRAQGPDGGLTASRYTHVGGFDLTSNVQAGFLFGIPVAGTMAHSYVTSFTSLEEVYPRTLATVNGDPVDFISLTKVWLSHVSGLLEAEPGKIREDELAAFLSYAVSYPHNFLPVIDSYSVGCSGLLNFCAVALALCELGYQPVGVRLDSGDLCRQSVDVRRVFRLCRKHFSIPAFDSLIIMATNNISEQSMAELNKKENEIDVVGVGTHLVTCTKQPSLGCVYKLVEVRGRPRMKSSEDPEKSTVPGRKAVYRLVGADGHAFLDLVCLGAEASPQAGVPLSCFPLGCDGSVVTPAQVTCLFQEVFTKGQVTQRLCSTAETRAKVQTSLQTLHPRHKRLQEPDTYTVALSERLHHLVAEIQRGTSNHGSFLSAI
- the naprt gene encoding nicotinate phosphoribosyltransferase isoform X2; translation: MAAPSGSTCGVRERSIRERVPPLLTDLYQFTMAYAYWRAGRHQEPAVFELFFRDNPFGGGFSIFAGLDDCLLFLQSFHFTDEDVDFLRSVLPPATDPAFFQFLRGLDCSGVTVRSVPEGTLVFARVPLMEVEGPLAVVQLLETSLLCLVNYASLVCSNAARFRLAAGPSRRLVEMGLRRAQGPDGGLTASRYTHVGGFDLTSNVQAGFLFGIPVAGTMAHSYVTSFTSLEEVYPRTLATVNGDPVDFISLTKVWLSHVSGLLEAEPGKIREDELAAFLSYAVSYPHNFLPVIDSYSVGCGLLNFCAVALALCELGYQPVGVRLDSGDLCRQSVDVRRVFRLCRKHFSIPAFDSLIIMATNNISEQSMAELNKKENEIDVVGVGTHLVTCTKQPSLGCVYKLVEVRGRPRMKSSEDPEKSTVPGRKAVYRLVGADGHAFLDLVCLGAEASPQAGVPLSCFPLGCDGSVVTPAQVTCLFQEVFTKGQVTQRLCSTAETRAKVQTSLQTLHPRHKRLQEPDTYTVALSERLHHLVAEIQRGTSNHGSFLSAI